In one Dehalogenimonas formicexedens genomic region, the following are encoded:
- the guaA gene encoding glutamine-hydrolyzing GMP synthase has translation MEIAKQAIEKPAKGEAVSGASRESIVIFDFGSQYSLLIARRIRELNVYCELVSHDTPWEKIAHLNPKGFILSGGPASVYTPGAPMAPAYIYESKLPILGICYGMQLITQQLGGIVARGQAREYGHAILHLSDLKSPLFKEIPESSAAWMSHGDRVEQLPQGFRSLAYTENSPLAVMGNDANIFGLQFHPEVAHTPFGKTLLKNFVTGICGCQATWTPGHFISESIESIRNQVGKGKVIAALSGGVDSAIVATLIHKAVGDQLTCIFVNNGLLRREEAERTLKVFEQNLGMKIIFIDATDRFLDRLAGVIDPEQKRKAIGVEFIRVFEEEALKLGKVDFLAQGTLYPDVIESVSSVSSASAKIKSHHNVGGLPANMALKLLEPVRYLFKDEVRQVGVELGLPEEMVWRQPFPGPGLAIRVIGEVTREKLEMLRASDWIVMHEIKKAGLYRQLWQSFAIITDVRSVGVMGDFRTYGHLVAIRAVTSDDAMTADWARLPYDLLARISNRIVNEVAGVNRVVYDITSKPPGTIEWE, from the coding sequence CTGGAAATCGCGAAACAAGCCATCGAAAAACCGGCCAAGGGCGAAGCCGTTTCCGGCGCCTCCCGGGAATCGATCGTCATATTCGATTTTGGCTCCCAGTACAGCCTGCTGATCGCCCGTCGGATCCGTGAGCTTAACGTCTACTGCGAGCTGGTTTCTCACGATACGCCGTGGGAAAAGATCGCCCACCTGAACCCCAAGGGCTTCATCCTGTCAGGCGGCCCTGCCAGCGTTTATACCCCGGGAGCGCCGATGGCTCCGGCTTACATCTACGAAAGCAAACTGCCGATCCTCGGCATCTGCTACGGCATGCAGCTGATTACCCAGCAATTGGGCGGCATTGTCGCCCGGGGGCAGGCGCGGGAATATGGCCATGCCATCCTGCACCTTTCGGATTTAAAATCACCGTTATTCAAAGAAATACCGGAATCGTCAGCCGCCTGGATGAGCCATGGCGACCGAGTGGAGCAACTTCCCCAGGGCTTCCGGTCTCTAGCGTACACCGAGAATTCGCCGCTGGCGGTCATGGGCAATGACGCCAACATCTTCGGGCTGCAGTTCCATCCCGAGGTGGCGCATACGCCTTTCGGCAAAACCCTCCTTAAAAATTTCGTGACCGGCATCTGCGGCTGCCAGGCCACCTGGACGCCCGGCCATTTCATCTCCGAGAGCATCGAAAGCATCAGGAACCAGGTAGGCAAAGGCAAGGTCATTGCCGCGCTATCCGGCGGGGTGGATTCAGCCATTGTGGCGACCCTGATCCATAAAGCCGTCGGCGACCAGTTGACCTGCATCTTCGTCAATAACGGCCTGTTGCGCCGCGAGGAAGCCGAGCGCACCCTCAAGGTATTTGAACAGAACCTGGGCATGAAGATAATCTTCATCGACGCCACCGACCGCTTCCTCGACCGCCTGGCCGGGGTTATCGACCCGGAACAAAAACGGAAGGCTATCGGCGTCGAGTTCATCAGGGTCTTCGAGGAAGAAGCCTTGAAATTGGGCAAGGTCGATTTCCTGGCCCAGGGCACGCTCTACCCGGACGTCATCGAAAGCGTCTCCTCAGTTTCCAGCGCCTCCGCCAAGATCAAGAGCCACCACAACGTCGGCGGCCTGCCGGCCAACATGGCCCTCAAATTGCTCGAGCCGGTGCGCTATCTCTTCAAGGACGAAGTGAGGCAGGTGGGCGTCGAACTCGGACTGCCCGAGGAGATGGTCTGGCGCCAGCCGTTCCCCGGTCCGGGACTGGCCATCCGCGTCATCGGCGAGGTTACCAGGGAAAAACTGGAGATGTTGAGAGCTTCCGACTGGATCGTGATGCACGAGATCAAAAAAGCCGGACTGTACCGCCAGCTTTGGCAGAGTTTCGCCATCATCACCGATGTCCGGAGCGTGGGAGTCATGGGTGATTTCCGCACCTACGGCCACCTTGTGGCCATACGCGCCGTGACCTCCGACGACGCCATGACGGCGGATTGGGCCCGGCTGCCGTATGACCTGCTGGCCAGGATTTCCAACCGGATCGTCAATGAGGTCGCCGGCGTCAACCGGGTCGTCTACGACATCACCTCCAAACCGCCCGGCACCATCGAGTGGGAATAA
- a CDS encoding L-threonylcarbamoyladenylate synthase codes for MTLYTNRPSQPPGDPAGAIEILKNGGVVAMPTDTVYCLAAGLSHTGAISRIFDIKGRVTTKALPVLVADVIQMRQVAEMNPLAEVLVRRFMPGGLTLILPKKPVVPDVVTGGKPSVAVRIPGHTLALYIIKAVGEPLTGTSANISGSGSVCEASGVADQLGERVDAILDGGRCPGGVESTILDLTRPEPVIVREGAIPRVELESYYFK; via the coding sequence ATGACGCTGTACACAAACAGACCATCTCAACCTCCCGGCGACCCAGCCGGGGCGATCGAAATACTTAAAAACGGCGGCGTGGTCGCCATGCCGACGGATACAGTCTATTGCCTCGCCGCCGGCCTTTCCCACACCGGCGCCATCTCCAGGATTTTCGACATCAAGGGCCGGGTGACGACCAAGGCGCTCCCGGTACTGGTGGCTGACGTGATCCAGATGCGGCAGGTAGCGGAGATGAACCCGCTGGCTGAGGTTCTGGTGCGGCGTTTCATGCCGGGCGGGCTTACCCTGATATTACCGAAGAAGCCCGTCGTCCCCGATGTTGTGACCGGCGGCAAGCCCAGCGTCGCGGTCCGGATCCCCGGGCATACCCTGGCTCTCTATATCATCAAGGCGGTGGGTGAGCCTTTAACGGGCACATCCGCCAACATCTCCGGATCGGGCAGCGTGTGCGAAGCCTCCGGGGTAGCCGATCAACTCGGTGAACGGGTGGACGCCATATTGGATGGAGGCAGGTGCCCGGGCGGCGTTGAATCCACAATACTGGACCTGACAAGACCGGAACCGGTTATCGTCCGGGAGGGCGCCATCCCGAGAGTGGAACTGGAATCATATTATTTCAAATAG